The window aaacgttcttataattgtttaataattttatatagatGGAAAAAAACAACTGATTTATCATTGTAAATCCCATGAAGAAGCACttcaatatgtaaaaaaatatgagcTAGCAACAACAACACGATTTGTGGTGTTTAaggcaaataaaaattttggaaGGACTGGTGTGCtggttttttaatataaaaatgttcaaattaatatattttaaattattttaagtcagttttttttttaatttttttatattttaataaaaaaaactgataaaaaaagttatgcttTAGACATTCTTACAAAGACTCATAATGTACTTTGGGATGATTTTGCTATTCCTTATTCTGGGATGCCTTTTATAATAGTTTCAAGTAAAGTTTTAGACTGTCATCATGGGTTCGACAGAaatatttcagtaaaaaaaaattatcaagtaaagaaacaaaaaactaatgtaaTGCATTACTTTTAAATCTTTGGTATCATtcttttctttaataacttttaaaatcaaaataaattttgaaaaataagttgtATAATCCACCTTAAATGTACTGTATAACTGTTTGATTATAGATGGATGATCACTGTTTTCAAAAGAACTACGTTGTTTTACAAGATACTAAAAAGTTCATGTGTCCTGCTAAAATCAATATGAGAGAAATATTGCAATTTCCTGATTTTAAGGTAAAAATAGGTTTagtatataagttatttataaagtaatgatatgttttatataataagtacacctaaaacagtaaaattttattctcactttttatatatttagatatcaGAAAGGTCTGTATGGCGTCAAAATAAAGCCTCAAAAATGTTGcgtgaaaaactaaaaacttcttcattaaatgaaatatttcatATAAGAATAATTGTAGTTGCTATTGACGATGTATCATGTCATGATAAACATCTTTTTGGACcagtataaaaaatagttttattctAAATTGCAGATAATCattcaaccaataaaattatcattattatttttttaaggctGAACTGATAGCTCAAAGTATTGATCCtctaatttctaaaaaaatagaagaGTATGTTATGGAAGGAGTATTCAATGTAAGAGAGATGAAGCGTCTCCTTCGGATCGCTGTcaatgacatttttgaaaaagcaaatCTTCCCCCTCCAAACAACAGAAGGTTCTTCCCCCGTGTTGATACTATAAGGTCACATAttgttaaaatcaaacaaaagttaaggtaatttaataactattaaattagtagttgttaaataattaatttgtagtttttaatataaagataattttttatttattgctaaatGTTGTAATTTTAGGCAAAAATGcaaatctttcatttttttatgatcaGAGAAAAATTTTGACGGCTCCAGAGTCAATTTGCGAATCAAGACCTGCTTcaatttgaaactaaaaatgctgatttgcagggccctaatatatatatatatatatatatatatatatatatatatatatatatatatgtatatatatatatataaatataaatattaataattttttttttattattaatactattattatatatgcatgtgtaatatatattttaacaataacataCTTAAATTGCCTAGGTATTCTTTAATTGATCAAGagtgtcttttaaaaaaatgtgatgaaTGGAAAAAAAGTAATCCTTCCATAAAAGTGTTTCTCCGACCAAAATCTGAAACCATAAGCAATGTCAGTGaaacatttctttttgtttatcaGTCACTCTGGCAACAAGAGCTTCTTCTACGTTACGGAAATGAAATAGTGCTTCTTGATGCTACCTACAGAACAACAAGGTATTCACTTccgttattttttttagtggtgAAGACTAATGTCGATTACCAAGTTATAGCtacttttgtaattgaaaacGAAACAAAAAGGTCTATCACAGAagcattaaatataataaagcatTGGAACACATCATTTAATCCTGCTTTTTGTATGACTGATTATTGCAATGAAGAAATAGAATCATTGCAATCTATTTTTCCAGGTAAAAGGTTTATATTTGTCTAAATATACTGttcaaattgatattttttaaataactgcataaaaactttaattagtaaaaataaataatgggTTATTGTCTAATAATTGTTCTTTATGAATGGTGGTGATTATTCTTTAGCTTGTCGAGTTATCATATGTGATTTTCATAGAGAGCAGGCATGGGATCGCTGGCTTTCCAAAATCAAAAATGGCTGTTCTAACTTTAAAGGCAGCATAATTTCATTGTTGCGCTGTGTTGCCACAGCTCAAACTGAAGATCAGGCAGATGCTGCTATTGAGTCACTACATTCCTCAAACTTTTGGCttgatgaaaaattttataaatttaagaaatatattacaaattattgGTTAAGTATTAAAGAAGTAATTATGTTATTTACCTTACTATTACCAAAGCTTACTAAATCTCTCTTTATGATCTTGATTGTAATGTATATGTCGATTGTAATGTCATAACTTAAtgataatgttattttaatgttatgtttatattattcataatttttttactttttatctgtctttttagattttttttcacattaatgATTCTTTTCTTATGTATACGATTTTAATTGGTATGCTCATTTTATTTTGCCTAGAAATGGATATGGGCTTATCGTCGGGATCGGTTGTTAGTAAATTTGAATACCAATAATGGGGTTGAACGACAAAATGAATCATTCAAGTACTCTTTTCTTCAACGGCATAAAAACTCTTCTATTACTGGCATGCTAACTGTGTTAATTGAGGAATTCTTTCCAGATAAGTTAGATCAGTAAGTATTTAGTTGTCAGTTATAACTATTCTCAACTTCAatgcaattgaaaaaatatatactttatttatgcattttagTTATTCAGAGTCCAATTTCAAAATGAATTGTCAATACAGACGCTATAGTAGCAACATACCTGAATACTTACATAATAGGCCACACCATTTTGTTAAACATTGTTTGCAGAAAATTGATTTGGCTAACAAAACTGACTTAAATGGAGTAATACTAAAGGAACATGGAGTGTTTAAAGTGAATAGcttttcagataaaaataaaaactacatgGTTTATTTCGGAGATAAAGACACAATGCCAAAATGTACCTGTGTTGCCTGGTTGCAATCAGCCTAcctttgcaaacattttttcctaatatttagaaaatatccACAGTCTTGGTCTTGGCAATCATTATCGTCTTTATATAGGGAATCCCCTTTTCTAAATATTGACATTAAAAATGACTTGATATTAAAGGAACcattaatatataaatgcaatcatgtaaataataatattgctgAAATTGATATTACTGACAATAATACTAACTCTATCCTTTCAGCCTCTGATACAGTATCTTCAAAACCTTCTGATGAAATTACTCGCAAAAGGGCTTTTGTTGTTTCGGAAGTACGTGAAATGCTAACAACAATTAAAACTCTGACTTATGATTTCGATGAAGCATCTGAAGAAATTTctgatttacataaaaaactatCAGACATTCTTGAAACTCTTTATCgtgcaagaaaaaaagaaaaaggtctACCTGTTAGGGCTGAAAAAACCAATGACTACATACCCAATAACCTAACAAAAGTAGTTGAAATAcctagtattaaaaaaaaaaaaatatctcaccgatttggaaaaaaaaaagatttattgctCTCAATGTGTAGCATCGAAGCTGATTATGCTGTTCATGAAGCACCAATACAGGAATTTATTATTACTGATGATATAATAGCAGGGCAATCGACTTTTACAACTGGTTTGATAGATTCGACAATTATTGAGAACTTTTTAACTGATGGTGATAACCAGAAGGTAACTTCAAGTCCTATACTTAAAGCTAAAGATTTAGAAGGTGtttcaaatattgaaaatattttatctggTGATGATAACATGAAAGTTACTTCAAGCCATACACTTGAAACTAAGGATAtagaagatattttaaataacagaaTGTTATCAGATAGTgttattcaatattttcaaaatttaattaaaaaagttcatcCATCTGCAAATGGGTTGCAAGATCCAATACTTGGACAAAAACTTTTCTTCAAGGTTCAAGGTTGTCAACCATTTGTTCAAGTTTTGTATAATGGACATCATCACTGGCTTGCTGTTAGCACATATGGTTGCAAATATGGAGAAGTGTATGTACTTGACAGCAATTTTCATGAGTCTTTGTCATTAGATACTCAGAGGCAAATATGTTCtcttttaaattacaataagtcagtaattaaagtaaatgtatTACCAGTTCATCAACAAGAAGGAAGTGTTGATTGTGGTTTGTTTGCATTAGCTTTTGTAGAGTTTATTTTATCGAACAATAAAAATCCAGTCGATGTTTGgttcaaccaaaaaaaatttcgatGTCATGTTCttgaatgcttaaaaaaaaatgtgatgaGACCTTTTCCCCTTTCAAATACTGCAAAACATAGATGTAAcccaaaacaattttctttaaagCTATACTGTTCTTGTAGAATGGTTTGGACACAGTCAGATGGTGCTATATATGGAAAGTtagttttcataaatatttttatgttcacatgtaaatatatatatatatatatatatatatatatatatatatatatatatatatatatatatacatatatacgtatatacatatatatacagatattcTTTTCTAGGAAAATGGTTCAATGTTGGAATTGTCAAAATTGGTTTCATCGAGATTGCGAAAAAAATCAGCGTtgttttgataacaaaaatgaACTTTGGAAATGTCAAGATTGCTACAGAAGATTGGCAAATAACTAATGACTaggtaaataagtttataattgCACAAAGCTTCTTGAATGACCTTTACTAGAATTAAGTTGAGTTCTAcacaaaatttaatgtactaattaattattattagcattttatattatatttagacCATATTAAATTCCTACCACTGCCATATTAAAGTCTTATATTTCAGCAAAGAAATCAGAGATCATTTTCCAGTTCTGGGagagaaaaataaacaaatgataaacGATGCTACTTCGAAAAACggttattttcatagccacatttttttaagaacattatgGCAGCTGAACATTTGTTAATTTACAAGAGTGCTTCAGGATAGTAAGATTAAAGaagttaagtttaattttttttatcagtttataATGAGATACATTTAATTCATCATTATATAATGCTTACATgtatactaaataatatattttcttaagaTGCTTGTCTACCTTTGCACACAGCAAATATATTGTCAAATATATTTGCTGTGTGCAATATAAGTCAAAAAGTATCTTCGTTTACAGTAATTTCGTAACAGATATGGATTAAATTGTTAAGAAATGAGAGAATAAATCAATGGATTACTCCTTCGCTACAAATTAGCGTAATACTTTTGTTAAGTTCACGGAGTTGACACgtgaagaaaaacttttttttttccatagatttcagtattataaaataattgtttgttcATGTTTCATAAAATTCAGCGTCACATTTATTGACACATAGTTCAAcattattcaaatttatgtttattaaaatttaaagaaaaattacttaaatgttTAGACTGGAGGACATTAAAACCCGTTTCAGTCCCAATAATAAAGTAGAATATATTGGTTATCAATCTATCAACAATCATATTCTGGCAGTTTATGCAAGATGTTTATGCCCTACTGTACGATAAATTGAATATTTACGATTTTTGTTAcaaagtgttattttttatttttattttaataaaggtCTATTTCTCTTGACCCAATCTAAAGACTTATTTCTCTTGACTTAAACTAAAGATTTATTTCTTTTGACCCCATTCAAAAACCGACTGATTCTAATACTAatcgatataaaaaatttgttccttttaaaataaatattacaaaatgttttggttatgtttattttgttatacatCATGGCAATTCGGTCAGGATAAActaactagttttttattttaatgctaCGAAGTATCCTGTGACTTCAACATTCTATCCGTTAAACTTACGGTATGTTTCATTCGTGTGGGTAAAGTGACCCAATTCAAGTCAATTATCAAgttccattttaaatttaaattcttaaaatataataccTGAGGCAAGTAAGATATTTATGTTAATAGGTTTgtatcatttaatataaattgtttatgttACTTTCATGATAAAATCTaaatgttgaaaacaaaaagcctaaaaacatttttcgcttaacaatatcaataattatttaatatattttaaaattaactttgtaATCTAAACAGTTATCGTTTATAATATGAATATTTGCATTATTTCCGATTTGAAACAGAattgacttgaaaaaaaaattcaaagtctGATATTTAGTCAAagttgtagttatttttataagttttgtttatttctgATATTTCGTCAAAATTGCTGTAATTTGGTCGAATTTGTTTACCTTTGTTATCTTTGTTTGTCTAcgcaatttttattataaaaaatatataacattaagcCCCGAGTGCTGAAAGGTATATCTTTCTAACATTGTATGATTGTATGGAAGACCTATTTGtttagatattttttgaaaaaaattttgcaaaaatgttgctttttttagaAACGAAATTGTAAAGATGTGGCCGGAATTTGGAAACTTAACCCTAAAAGATATAATTCGTCGAATCAATACTCCATTAAATTAACGGAGAACTCCCTTTCACAGTTATTGGAAATAATCAAAAAGCAGCATTAAttccatttttgtaaaaatctgttataaaaaacttaggCAAGATTGTTAGGCAACAAAAACTTTTACCTTGTATCACAAACCAGTTTTAGCTATTGTACACCAATCAATTAATAAGATATTAATCAAGCTTTCAGagtataatgtaaaataatttataaagttactTTCTTGCAATAAAAATACAGGGTAAGGTAACTTTTTAGACAAAGAAATAATAGCTCACTTGAATGTGCTTTTTAGTAATTTCTATATGTTTctgtaaaaatctaaatatgtaGAGCTAAAATTTAACCCTTTTCCTTTTAATCCAATATAGGTTTTGGTGCCGCCCGGACCCGCCCAATAactacttttttcaatttaaaaatgtctcTATTAGTGACCTTTGCTCTCTTTCTTACATATAAATGACTGACATTTTAAATACTgcataattttatcataaaacaatttattttttgtgatttaacaCCTTCTATAAAGTACTGTTtagaaatatcttttaaattgatataaCTTTAAACCTTtctcaatttaaatataaggatccgtggttcgcgtgaacttcctgttaaatgctttttCGCAGTGCTCTGTGAATGGTGCTTTATGGgggcaaaaaataaaataaaaataaatgaaaattaaaaaaaatgaaaagtcaAAACCGTACATATTTAGAAgtacatgtaaatatttttggaaCTAAAGTAGGTAGTCCGCGTCCGCTAATTTGTGTAGTTTATAGCAATCCAGAGGTGTTTTGAGCAATTagtaagacaaaaaaaaactataaagatattatatgtAATTTCGTTTTTGTCTGAGAAGTTACTAAAAGCTCCTCTGGCTTGCAATAAAAACTATACTACACTGGCTTGCAATAAAAACTATACTACACTGGCTTGCAATAAAAACTATACTACACTGGCTTGCAATAAAAACTATACTACACTGGCTTGCAATAAAAACTATACTACACAAATTACTGGTCTTGGATAGCCTactttagttgcaaaaaaatttacatgcactTCTAAATCTGGTATTTACAGGAAATTCAACGTAATATAAAGGTTTGCAAtaagaagattttttgttgaaaatacaTGTTTTTGTATAAGCATAACGTTTATAAGCATTTGGAGGctcagatattaaaaaaaagataataatatgtAACCATATTGCTGAGCATTAAGTTACTTCAAAATACAGATTTTTTTAGCACATTTCCATTATTTTTGGGAATTTCAAAAGTGCATGAAAACCATTTAATGAAGTTATTGTGTTGCAAAGCAAACATTTTTATGCTTAAACGTAAATctatattatgcaataaaaaaagctttattcaaccaaacaaaacattttggcATCTTTACGTGATAAACATTgtatcaaactaaaaaatattccaTATATTTTAGCATGGGtctaaattttagtatttagcTTATGGTGTGCCCCTAACTAAAATTTAGACCCAtggcttatttaaaaaataatatatcattaaaacATTGAAACCCAAATAAGTCAAACAAACATCACGCGTTGTCAATCAAATAGCAAATGTTATATTCGGCACCACCATAAGccttaaaaatactttagggAACCTGATAAAAATGTCTGCACCAAATGTAAGGGTTCATTAAGGGATGGTCCACACGCTACTAATCAAAAGATGAGTAGTATAGCGTGGctctttttgataattttttttattaataacattttaaaaacatcatttaaataatttatattactatttattaaaatttatacttattcatataaataaagttataaaagtttatacttatttatacttattcatataaatatagtttatatattcatataaataaaaatttatacttattcatataaatatagttataaaaaaaatttatacttattcATATAAAgtattcatataaatatttatttaaaacatgatattaatatttattgaaaaaaatcttctgattttttgttAAGGATCGTTTTCATCATCCTCTTCAATCCCCTTCTAACTATAGTTATTTTTCTCTTCATCGTTTGAAACATCAGTTATTTACATACCTCACCACATGTGACCACTATAGCGATCTCTTGCTTTGTTAAAAACATAGAGCCAATTTcgatttaatttcttttgtcACATCGTTGATCCGTGAAAAAGTTgacactataaatataataaaataatctatttacattaatttatttaaatctataatTATGTTTAAACACTATAGTTATTAGATGAGTTCAC is drawn from Hydra vulgaris chromosome 07, alternate assembly HydraT2T_AEP and contains these coding sequences:
- the LOC136082352 gene encoding calcium-responsive transcription factor-like isoform X2; the protein is MDELSNFENNVNMSSSEDTISDESESITENTGEDTGAQDTNSAICINKDILTKTHNVLWDDFAIPYSGMPFIIVSSKVLDCHHGFDRNISVKKNYQVKKQKTNMDDHCFQKNYVVLQDTKKFMCPAKINMREILQFPDFKISERSVWRQNKASKMLREKLKTSSLNEIFHIRIIVVAIDDVSCHDKHLFGPAELIAQSIDPLISKKIEEYVMEGVFNVREMKRLLRIAVNDIFEKANLPPPNNRRFFPRVDTIRSHIVKIKQKLRQKCKSFIFL
- the LOC136082353 gene encoding uncharacterized protein LOC136082353, with translation MCNIYFNNNILKLPRYSLIDQECLLKKCDEWKKSNPSIKVFLRPKSETISNVSETFLFVYQSLWQQELLLRYGNEIVLLDATYRTTRYSLPLFFLVVKTNVDYQVIATFVIENETKRSITEALNIIKHWNTSFNPAFCMTDYCNEEIESLQSIFPACRVIICDFHREQAWDRWLSKIKNGCSNFKGSIISLLRCVATAQTEDQADAAIESLHSSNFWLDEKFYKFKKYITNYWLSIKEKWIWAYRRDRLLVNLNTNNGVERQNESFKYSFLQRHKNSSITGMLTVLIEEFFPDKLDHYSESNFKMNCQYRRYSSNIPEYLHNRPHHFVKHCLQKIDLANKTDLNGVILKEHGVFKVNSFSDKNKNYMVYFGDKDTMPKCTCVAWLQSAYLCKHFFLIFRKYPQSWSWQSLSSLYRESPFLNIDIKNDLILKEPLIYKCNHVNNNIAEIDITDNNTNSILSASDTVSSKPSDEITRKRAFVVSEVREMLTTIKTLTYDFDEASEEISDLHKKLSDILETLYRARKKEKGLPVRAEKTNDYIPNNLTKVVEIPSIKKKKISHRFGKKKDLLLSMCSIEADYAVHEAPIQEFIITDDIIAGQSTFTTGLIDSTIIENFLTDGDNQKVTSSPILKAKDLEGVSNIENILSGDDNMKVTSSHTLETKDIEDILNNRMLSDSVIQYFQNLIKKVHPSANGLQDPILGQKLFFKVQGCQPFVQVLYNGHHHWLAVSTYGCKYGEVYVLDSNFHESLSLDTQRQICSLLNYNKSVIKVNVLPVHQQEGSVDCGLFALAFVEFILSNNKNPVDVWFNQKKFRCHVLECLKKNVMRPFPLSNTAKHRCNPKQFSLKLYCSCRMVWTQSDGAIYGKKMVQCWNCQNWFHRDCEKNQRCFDNKNELWKCQDCYRRLANN
- the LOC136082352 gene encoding calcium-responsive transcription factor-like isoform X1; the encoded protein is MDELSNFENNVNMSSSEDTISDESESITENTGEDTGAQDTNSAICINKDGKKQLIYHCKSHEEALQYVKKYELATTTRFVVFKANKNFGRTDILTKTHNVLWDDFAIPYSGMPFIIVSSKVLDCHHGFDRNISVKKNYQVKKQKTNMDDHCFQKNYVVLQDTKKFMCPAKINMREILQFPDFKISERSVWRQNKASKMLREKLKTSSLNEIFHIRIIVVAIDDVSCHDKHLFGPAELIAQSIDPLISKKIEEYVMEGVFNVREMKRLLRIAVNDIFEKANLPPPNNRRFFPRVDTIRSHIVKIKQKLRQKCKSFIFL